The Pseudomonas aeruginosa genome includes the window CCCAAAAATTGAGTTATTTGGATCTGTCAAGAAAGGCAAAGGGGCGAGAAAATAAATATGTTTATTTCCTCTTTATAGTATAGGGTTTTCCTCTGTCTCTGGAGTTCTTTGTGTCTGGCTTTAGTTGGTGCTTGGGTAGCCATTTATTTCTACGGAAAGTTTCATTTCATGGATTTTATTGATCATTTTTTTTGAAAGGTGGAAAGGAAATATGACGGTTTCATCTGTATTGTAGTAAATTGCGATTCTAAAGATTAGGTTGCTAATTTCTTCCTCATTAGTCATGAAGGTCAAGCCCTTAAGGAAGGAGTAAGCATTATTTTCAAATTCCATCCAGTTAGAGAAGCTGAAGTCATCCGTGGATACTGAGATAGTGCTATTTTTCTTGTTTTTGAATGTGTGTCGGATGGGTAGGCTTGTGATAAATGAAGGAAGGTCAAATTTTAGACTAGGGTTGGCAGTTATCTCTAATGTGCATTCAAATGACATTTTTTCTCCGAATTCGTGAATAAAGGGGCGGATTTATTTTATCTACTCTAAATTTTCTGAGCATGGAGGCTCCTGCGCAGATGCTGTAAGGGAACTTCCCGATGCCTAGGCAGGAGCGAGTGGTTTAGCGTGGGCAGTCGCTGAAATTATAGTGGTAAAAATAGATCTTTCCCCTTTTCCCAGAAGCTCTATCTTTAGAGCTTTCTCAGTTTTTTATTGTGAACTGTAAAGTCATCAAAGCGATGAGTGCAATAATTAAGGTGAGGCAAGTTGATTGCAGGTAAAGGAGTTGCCTCCCTCTTTTCCTGATTTCTTTATTTTTCAAGGAATTGTATTGCTTTCGGAATATAAATTTCTCAAGCTTGAAGTCGTCTATTTTTACTAGATAGGATAAGAAATACCCTGATGGCCTGCCAAGCTTCTCCCAGGTGTTTAGCTCTTCTTTCTTTAAAATTCTTATGAATGTTGTTCTTTTTAGCTCTAAGACTACCAGAGTGATGGCGCACAGAACTGCTATTATGTTGTAGAGGCTACTCATTGCCGCTTCCCTCTTTTTCGCAGCTTGGCTCTCTATTTCGCTCTTGGCTGCAAGATGCTCCGCAGATCATTACTATTTTGCTATTGCATACTACCCCTTGCTCCAGGAATAAAGGAGTAAAAGAATAAAAGGGGCAGATTTATCTTCCCTGCTCTAATGCTCTGAAAAGGAGGTCCTAGACGCCGTAAGGGGACTCCGCGATGCCTCGGTAAGGGCGATTGGTTTAGCGAGTTATTCGCTTTGAGTGGTTTAGCGTGAGCGGTTGCTGAGATTATGGTAGTAAAAATAAATCTGTCCCCTTTCCCACGGTCCCCTTTTCTCACGGGTGTTGTACTCAGTTTTTGTGGTCGCCGCTAATCAACTAGATCGTGATCAATCTCCAACTCGACCCCTCGTAAAAATATAGAGGTAATAATAAGTGCTGACAAAAAATCCATCATCCAGAATATCCAGCCCTTGAATAGTAGTGCATTAATTGGAAGTGCGGCAAGAAAGAAGGCTGCATTCGCTACTCCTAAGTCTCTATGGTAGTTTCTTGCAATTAGTGTTGTTTTGCACTTTTTGCAAGTTGCTCTTCCGTCAGAGCCGAGCCTAATAAAAGAAATGCTGTTTCCACATTTCGGACAGGCCAAATTTAAGATTCTCATTATAATCACTACTCACACTGTTTGGGTGCATCTTCCGAGGGTGGGTCATATGGAGAACACAGCATATAACATGCCGTGCTGCTTACTGCGGCCCTACAAGCCGCACCAGCAGGCGTTAGCGGACCCCCAAGAATGCCGCATGGGACGCTAGTTGCTCTGCAAATCATCCGGCAATTGGATGGAATTCTGGTGTCACGTCCATCCCCATTCCTCATTACGCACTCTGCAGTCAGGCACTTTGCAGCAGGGTTAGGTGGTGGTGGATTCAGAATGCAACGTGTTTTTAGTCCATTATATCTGTCCCAATAAACCTCCATGTGACTACCCACGCCACAAAGCCCGTTGGGGTCAAAGTAATTTATTGGATTTCCAGTTACATACCCGAATGTATTAAGTCCTCCTGCCAACCCAATCGGATCACTCTCCACATACCGCCCAGTCTCCGGATCATAGTCGCGGAAGTAGTTGTAGTGCAGCCCGCTCTCCGCATCGTAGTACTGCCCGGGGAAGCGCAGGTTGACCTGGGTGCTGCCCTGGCTCAGCGCTTCGCCGCGGCCGAAGGCGTCGGACTGCCACTGCCAGGCGATCTGGCCGCTGGCATCGGTGGCCAGGCGCGGGGTGTCGAGGTGGTCGCCATGGAGGTAGAGCAGGGTCGGGTTGCCGACCTTGCCCTGGGCGTCGTAGTCGGCGTCGATGGTGGCCAGCGGCAGGCTGTCCAGCCACAGGTAGTACTGGGCTCGCAGTTTCCGGCCGCTGCCGTCGTGTTCGGCTTCGCTGAGCAATTGGCCGTCGGGGCCGTAGAGGTAGGTGGTGATGCTTTCGGGGGTGAGCTTGACGATGCGCTGGCCGAGGGCGTTGTAGCGGTATTCGGCGACCTGCTGGCCGTCGAGGCTGACGCTTTGCAGGCGGCCCTGGGCGTCGTAGGCCAGTTTGCGTGCGGGGCGGTCCTGGGTGAGGTTGCCGGCGGCGTCGCTGGTCACCACTTGCGTGCCGATGGCGGTCAATCGGTTGCTGTCGGGCGCGTACTGGTAGTCCTGGCTGCTGGCGGTGCCGCCTGAGGCGGGGTTGTCGCTGCGTTGGGTGCGGTTGCCGACCGCGTCGTAGGCGTAGCTGCGCCCGCCCTGGACGCCGCGTTCCTCGGTCAGGCGGTCCAGCGGGTCGTACTGGTAGTCCAGGGTGCCCCAGAGGCTGTGGCGGTGCTGCTGGATATTGCCATTGGCATCGTGCTGGTAGTCGCTCTGCCAGGGGCCGACCTTCTGCCGCAGCAGTTGGTAGTCCTGGTCGTACTCGCGGCTGAGAGTGATGCCGTTGCCCCAGGTCAGGCGCTGCAGCGGGCCGAAGGGCAGGTAGGCGATCTGCCCGACCAGGGTGCTCGGCGCCTTGTCGCCTACTGCCAGGGTCACGCTGGCGACCTGGCCGCCGGCGTTGCGCGGGTAGCCGATGGCGAGGCCGGAGGGGTAGCCGATCTCCAGCAGTTGGTTGGCCGCGTCGTAGCGGTAGGTCACGCGGTCGAGCAGGGTCTGCTGGTCGAGGCGGATGCTGCGTACCTGCTCGACCAGGTTGCCGCGCTCGTCGTAGCGGTACACCAGGCTGTCGCGGGCACCTTCGATGGCGCCCAGGCGGCCGATGCCTTTGTTGCCGTCGGCGGTGAGGTCGTAGCGGTACTGTACGTCGAGGCTCGGGTCGCTCGGCGAGTGGCGCTCGATCAGGCGATTGAGGGCGTCGTAGCGATACTCGGTGACCGCACCGCGAGCGTCGGTACGGCGGATGACGTTGCCGGCGGCGTCGTGCTCGAAGGTGGTGGTGCCGCTGTCCGGGCTGACCAGTCGGGTCAGGTTGCCGAGGCCGTCGTATTCGTAGCGGGTGGTGACGCCGCGCGGGTCCTTGACCTCGGTGAGGTTGTCCTGGGCGTCGTAGGCGAGTCGGGTCTTGCCGCCGAGGGGATCGCTCTGGCCGACCAGCCGGTCGAGGGCATCGAAGGCCTGGCTGTGGGCGAACTGGCGCGGGTTGGTTTCGCCGACCGGATTGTCGTTGAGGTCGTAGGCGAAGCTGCGTGTCTGGCCGCCGGCGCCGACCGCGCGGAGCAGCCGGCCAAGCTCGTCGTAGGCCCATTGCTGCTGGCGCACCAGGCTGCCGCTGGCGTCCTTGATGCGCTGGGCGGTGCGATTGCCCTTGGTGTCGACGTCGTATTCGAGGCGTTCGCCGAGGTTGTTGCCGATCGCCACCAGGCGCCGTGCGTCGTCGTATTCGTAGCTCAGCCAACTGCCGTCGCCACGGGTGACGCGGGTGATCTGGCCGACCGCGTCGTAGTCGAAGCGGGTGGTGCTGCCGGCGGTGCTGACGGAGGCCAGCCAGCCGTCGACGCCGGTGTAGGCGAGGCTGCTGGTGACGCCGTTGGCATCGGTGATGCTGCCGGGCTTGCCGCGCTCGTCATAGTCGCCGAGGCGGGTGACCTGGCCGAGGGCGTTGGTCACCTGGGTCAGGTTGCCGCGACTGTCGTAGGCATAGAGGGTGACGTCCTGCACATCGGTGCGCGGACCGTCGGCGCGCTCGATCAGGCCGAGGGCGTTGTAGCTGTAGCTCCAGGCGCGCTCGGCCGCCTGCGCGGGCAGGGCGAGGGCGAGGGCCAGGGCGAGGGCGCCGAGACGGGGGAAGTATGGGGGGATGCGCATGGGGGTCGTCCTTGTCAGCGGGTGGTGACGGTCTCGCCGGTCTTGCGTCCCTCGGCGTCGTACTGGTAGCGGGTGATCCGGCCGGGCTCGCTGACCTGCACCGGGAGGAACAGGGTCGGGTGCCAGTCGGTTGTGATGGTGCGCGCTTGTGCAGTGCCGGCGGCCTCGGTGCGCGAGGTCTCCAGGCCACGGGCGCTGTACTGGTAGGTGGTCAGGTTGCCGTTGTTGTCGCGTTTGCTGGTGAGCAGTCCGCGTTCGTCATAGGTGAAGGTGGAATTGCTGCTGGGGCAGTTGGGAGAGGGTTCGCCTTCGATGGCGACGATGCGCTTGATGCCCTGGATCACCTGGAAGCGGTAGGTGGCCTGCTTGCCGTATTCGTTGGTGACGGTGGTGGAGCCGTCATCGTTGTAGGCGAGGGAGACCTTTTCGGCGCCGTTGGCGTGTTCGCTGGAGATGGCGCGGCCTTGGTTGTCGTAGGCCCAGGTGGCGAACCGGCGATTATTGTTATCCTGGATGCCTGTAAGTAGTTTTATGTTCCTCGGGTCGTCATAGAGGTACTGTGTTTTCGTGCTGTATTGCCCATCTGTTCGTGTTACCGAAGTGAGTCGCTGTTCCTTGTCGTATGTGTACTCAATGGATATACCCCCTGTCTGAGCGCGAAGGAGTTGATGGTTGGTTCCCTCCGAGAGAACGAGCTTGTTGCCATGCTCGTCGCTAATCGTAAGATTAGCGCCTCGCTCTACACGATACTTGCGACCTTCCTTGGTGGTGAGTTTAGTGAGTATTCCATTCTGGTCGAACTCCATCACTTCGTTGAGTTCGGAGGTGTAGCTAAACTTTCCTGGTAACCGGCTAAGCCTGCCCAGATCTGTGATGGAGGTTAGATCTTTTCCCGATCCCGTGAACTCCGAGGCTTTTCCGTTTTCGCGGTAGAGTAGGAAGCCATCACCCTTGCGTGTTATACGCGCAGAATACGAATGTCGCCACAAGCCGTCCAGGCCGTTGTAGTAACGGGTCAACGGGATCGGAATACTTAAGTCGTGTTCAACTTGGTATTTGTTGCCATTGGTGATATTAACCGGATTTCCTGCACAGCCCTCTGGTGGAGGCGGTCCCTTTTCGAGGCCGTTTTTATCTGGAAGCTTACAACCAGAGTCATCCATTTCGTGACCAGGACGGCAATCGCATTCCCCCGTTTGCTGATTGTACTCAGCCCCCAGGGGGCACGATGAACCTTCACGAATCAAACGCCAATTAGGGCAATCACCATCACAGTGGCGAACATCGCTAGGCTTTTCGCGGTAATGATACGTGACACGGCAATATCCCATAAACACGTCTCCCGAAGGGCTCACAACCGGCACGGCCTCGGTAAATGCCCAGCTACTTTCGGTGCGATCAGCAACCTGTCGAGCTTTCTCACAGGATTCAGAGGGCGAGCGTGAGGTACTGCTTGAGTAGAAGGTAACTCGCCATCTATAGATGTCCTCGCCAAAGCACATCTCTGTTGCAAGCAGGGATGCAAATAAAATAAGTAACAGGTGTGGTTTCTTCACCTAGGTCTCCTGGAGTAAATTCGATTAAAGATATCTAGGTTGGGGAAGTATGAAAGTGTGTAATTCATAGGGGCTAGCGTACTCTGCTCTATGGAGTCGTGACGCTCTGTTAGAACTCTGAATGAGCGTATTCGAATGATCTGATGATCACCTGAAAAGAACTTCCTTTTTATCTGCTCACCAGCTTATAGTCCGCAATGAGACTCGATCCTCGGTGCGCTACTTGCTACCCCCTAACCCATAGACCAGATGAACATCCTCCGGCTCCAACCGATACAACTCCTCATCCGGTTCCATGCACAGCCGGCATCCGAGTCTCATATAGAAATCCACCGTGTTCTGCGACGGCGTAGCCGAAACGTAGAGCGCGCTGGCGCCGAGGTGGCGGGCCTGGGTGGCGGCGAGGTGGAAGAGGTGGGCGCCGAGGCCGCGGCGGCGGTAGGCGTGGCTGAGGTGGAGGAACTTCAGTTGCAGCCAGTCGCGCTCGGGGCCGAGGCGGCGTGGGTCGAGGACTACCGCGCCGATCAGGCGGCCCTGGTCGAACAGGCCGAGGAACCAGCCGCCGCGGTCGAAGCAGTCGAGCAGGATCGGCGTGTAATGCTCGGCCTCGCCCTCCGGCCAGCCGCGCATGTCGTAGAACTCGGGGCGCAGCACCAGTTGGCCGGCCTCGACGGAATACAGGTGTTCGATCACTTCGCTGCGGTCGATCTCCCAGACCAGGGGGATTTCGTCGCGGCGCAGCAGGCGTTCTTCGGTCATCGTGGTTTCCTTGCGCTGAGGCCGTACATCAGCGGCAGGCGCGGACGATCGGCGGGCGGCAGCATGCGTCCGCCGCCGCCGTCGCGCATGCCGTCGAAGCCGGCCCAGCCGTTGGCGTAGGGGTATTCCTCCAGCCGTTCGAGTTGCAGGCCGGCGCCGAGCAGGGCGCCGATCACATCGGCCAGGCCCCACTGGAACTCGTAGCTGGGATGAGGGTTGCTGAAGTTCTCGACGCCGGCGCGGTAGCCGGAGGGCGCCAGGCTGGCGCCGGACTCGGCGACGTAGTCGCTGACGCCGCTCTCGGCGATCGGCTCGCGGCTGAAGTAGTCGTAGGCCGGTTGCCAGTGTGGGTCGAAGTACAGGGCGAAAGGATGGAACTCCACCAGGACGAAGCGCCCGCCGGGAACCAGTACCTGGGCGATGCCGTCGGCCCAGCGCTTGAGGTCGGAGAGCCAGACCAGCGTGCCGTAGGAGGCGAAGACCCGTTCGAAGCGTTCGCCACGGGTGGCGGCGACGGGCAGCCAGCGGAGGATGTCGTCGCGCTGGAAGTCGGCGGCGATGCCGCTGTCGCGGGACAGCTGGCGGGCGAAGTCGATGGCGCTGTCGGCGATGTCGACCCCGGTGACGCGGGCGCCAAGGCGCGCCAGGCTCAGGCTGTCCTGTCCGGCGTTGCATTGCAGATGCAGCAGGCGCAGGCCGTCGAGATGGCCGAGCAGTTGCAGTTCCTCGGGATAGAGCGTGGAACCGCCGTTGCGGAAGAAGGCGGCCTGGTCGGCCTTGTGGCTGTTGTGCGCCCGGGTGGCGGCGTTCCACGACAGCCGGTTGGCCTCGTGCAGGTCGGATCGCATGGTTCGACTCCTTCCCTGGAGTGCGCCACCGCGCGGATGGCGGGTCCGGGGGATTACATGTCCTTGATGCTGCGCACCTGGTCCTTGTTGACGCGGGTGCGCTTGCCGTCCAGTTGCTCCAGTTCGTAGAAGCCGGAACTACGATCATAGCGCGGGGTATCCACCGCCTGGATCTCGCGGCCATCGTTGAGGGTGACGATGGTCGGGGTGGAGCAGCCGGCCAGGACGGCGAATGCGGACGAGAGCAACAGGGCGGGCAGCAGACGGGAGGTCATCGGAATTTTCCTTCGGACGGTTTTCGAGGCGGCGGATTCTACTCCAGTCGCGGCGCAACCGCTCTAGCCTGGATCACAGCGGCAAATTTCCGCTGTGATCGTACGTCTCTTCCGGTGAGCCGCCCGGATGGCGGCGCCTATTCGAAGGGAGATTCCATGTCTGCCGTTTCCACCTCGTTGTTGCTTTTCCTCAACCTGCTGACCCCGGCCCAGGCCGCCCAGCCCGTGCCGCTGGCCGATGGCCGCATCGAGAT containing:
- a CDS encoding RHS repeat domain-containing protein, whose amino-acid sequence is MRIPPYFPRLGALALALALALPAQAAERAWSYSYNALGLIERADGPRTDVQDVTLYAYDSRGNLTQVTNALGQVTRLGDYDERGKPGSITDANGVTSSLAYTGVDGWLASVSTAGSTTRFDYDAVGQITRVTRGDGSWLSYEYDDARRLVAIGNNLGERLEYDVDTKGNRTAQRIKDASGSLVRQQQWAYDELGRLLRAVGAGGQTRSFAYDLNDNPVGETNPRQFAHSQAFDALDRLVGQSDPLGGKTRLAYDAQDNLTEVKDPRGVTTRYEYDGLGNLTRLVSPDSGTTTFEHDAAGNVIRRTDARGAVTEYRYDALNRLIERHSPSDPSLDVQYRYDLTADGNKGIGRLGAIEGARDSLVYRYDERGNLVEQVRSIRLDQQTLLDRVTYRYDAANQLLEIGYPSGLAIGYPRNAGGQVASVTLAVGDKAPSTLVGQIAYLPFGPLQRLTWGNGITLSREYDQDYQLLRQKVGPWQSDYQHDANGNIQQHRHSLWGTLDYQYDPLDRLTEERGVQGGRSYAYDAVGNRTQRSDNPASGGTASSQDYQYAPDSNRLTAIGTQVVTSDAAGNLTQDRPARKLAYDAQGRLQSVSLDGQQVAEYRYNALGQRIVKLTPESITTYLYGPDGQLLSEAEHDGSGRKLRAQYYLWLDSLPLATIDADYDAQGKVGNPTLLYLHGDHLDTPRLATDASGQIAWQWQSDAFGRGEALSQGSTQVNLRFPGQYYDAESGLHYNYFRDYDPETGRYVESDPIGLAGGLNTFGYVTGNPINYFDPNGLCGVGSHMEVYWDRYNGLKTRCILNPPPPNPAAKCLTAECVMRNGDGRDTRIPSNCRMICRATSVPCGILGGPLTPAGAACRAAVSSTACYMLCSPYDPPSEDAPKQCE
- a CDS encoding GNAT family N-acetyltransferase encodes the protein MTEERLLRRDEIPLVWEIDRSEVIEHLYSVEAGQLVLRPEFYDMRGWPEGEAEHYTPILLDCFDRGGWFLGLFDQGRLIGAVVLDPRRLGPERDWLQLKFLHLSHAYRRRGLGAHLFHLAATQARHLGASALYVSATPSQNTVDFYMRLGCRLCMEPDEELYRLEPEDVHLVYGLGGSK
- a CDS encoding YgdI/YgdR family lipoprotein, producing MTSRLLPALLLSSAFAVLAGCSTPTIVTLNDGREIQAVDTPRYDRSSGFYELEQLDGKRTRVNKDQVRSIKDM
- a CDS encoding DUF6531 domain-containing protein — protein: MKKPHLLLILFASLLATEMCFGEDIYRWRVTFYSSSTSRSPSESCEKARQVADRTESSWAFTEAVPVVSPSGDVFMGYCRVTYHYREKPSDVRHCDGDCPNWRLIREGSSCPLGAEYNQQTGECDCRPGHEMDDSGCKLPDKNGLEKGPPPPEGCAGNPVNITNGNKYQVEHDLSIPIPLTRYYNGLDGLWRHSYSARITRKGDGFLLYRENGKASEFTGSGKDLTSITDLGRLSRLPGKFSYTSELNEVMEFDQNGILTKLTTKEGRKYRVERGANLTISDEHGNKLVLSEGTNHQLLRAQTGGISIEYTYDKEQRLTSVTRTDGQYSTKTQYLYDDPRNIKLLTGIQDNNNRRFATWAYDNQGRAISSEHANGAEKVSLAYNDDGSTTVTNEYGKQATYRFQVIQGIKRIVAIEGEPSPNCPSSNSTFTYDERGLLTSKRDNNGNLTTYQYSARGLETSRTEAAGTAQARTITTDWHPTLFLPVQVSEPGRITRYQYDAEGRKTGETVTTR
- a CDS encoding class I SAM-dependent methyltransferase — encoded protein: MRSDLHEANRLSWNAATRAHNSHKADQAAFFRNGGSTLYPEELQLLGHLDGLRLLHLQCNAGQDSLSLARLGARVTGVDIADSAIDFARQLSRDSGIAADFQRDDILRWLPVAATRGERFERVFASYGTLVWLSDLKRWADGIAQVLVPGGRFVLVEFHPFALYFDPHWQPAYDYFSREPIAESGVSDYVAESGASLAPSGYRAGVENFSNPHPSYEFQWGLADVIGALLGAGLQLERLEEYPYANGWAGFDGMRDGGGGRMLPPADRPRLPLMYGLSARKPR